From one Catharus ustulatus isolate bCatUst1 chromosome 1, bCatUst1.pri.v2, whole genome shotgun sequence genomic stretch:
- the PPP1R16A gene encoding protein phosphatase 1 regulatory subunit 16A isoform X3 has protein sequence MAEHQELLAEMPAVSRLSTPERLRHAQKRRAQQLKKWAQAEKEIPGIPKGGGERKRRRRKSGSHGKRVTFPASVRLLEAAARHDAEEVRQFLESGISPDLCNEDGLTALHQRSQIQCCIDDSLPLVRLLLESGADANARDAELWTPLHAAATCGHLALVQLLVQRGADLLALNSDGNMPYDLCEDEATLDCLESAMAGQGITQERIEEARAAPERSMIREIRDRIRDGADLDLPGGHGATLVPLVELLVAHGADLGAKSLLDETPLDVCGDEDVRAKLLELRSKRAAVLRSQERQKSPLHRRTSSAGSRGKVVRRASVSERSSLYRREQRREAIVWQRGGRRDSEDEGTAESHQHGGDTGVPSPAPSPDPPSLSPHPNGSALSPMSPTMSPTMSPTSPQGDKTQPHTLADLKRLRAAAKTQSGDPKKKPQKHLGDSGDTPGDTPGDIGDTPGDIGDTPGDIGDPPLLRLTAPLDDPPPDKQRCCRLM, from the exons ATGGCGgaacaccaggagctgctggccgAGATGCCGGCGGTTTCCCGGCTCAGCACCCCGGAACGGCTCCGGCACGCCCAGAAACGCCGGGCccagcagctgaagaaatgGGCGCAGGCGGAGAAGGAGATCCCGGGAATTCCgaaggggggaggggagaggaagaggaggaggaggaagagcggCAGCCACGGGAAGCGCGTGACGTTCCCGGCCAGCGTCCGGCTCCTGGAAGCGGCCGCGCGGCACGACGCCGAGGAAG TGCGGCAGTTCCTGGAGAGCGGGATCAGCCCCGACCTGTGCAACGAGGACGGGCTGACGGCGCTGCACCAG agatcccaaatccag tgctgcatCGACGATTCCCTGCCGCTGgtgcggctgctgctggagtcGGGCGCCGACGCCAACGCGCGCGACGCCGAGCTCTGGACGCCGCTGCACGCCGCCGCCACCTGCGGCCACCTGGCGCTGGTGCAGCTCCTCGTGCAGCG GGGCGCGGACCTGCTGGCGCTGAACTCGGACGGGAACATGCCGTACGACCTGTGCGAGGACGAGGCCACGCTGGACTGCCTGGAGAGCGCCATGGCCGGGCAAG GCATCACCCAGGAGCGCATCGAGGAGGCGCGGGCGGCCCCGGAACGTTCCATGATCCGGGAGATTCGCGATCGGATCCGCGACGGCGCCGACCTCGACCTGCCCGGGGGGCACGGGGCCACCCTG gtccctctggTCGAGCTCTTGGTCGCTCACGGCGCCGACCTGGGAGCCAAATCCCTGCTGGATGAGACACCCCTGG acGTGTGCGGTGACGAGGACGTGCGCGCCAAGCTCCTGGAGCTCCGCTCCAAGCGCGCGGCCGTGCTCAGGTCCCAGGAGCGGCAGAAATCGCCGCTGCACCGACGGACGTCCAGCGCCGGCAGCCGCGG GAAGGTGGTGCGCCGTGCCAGCGTGTCGGAGCGCTCCAGCCTGTACCGGCGCGAGCAGCGGCGCGAGGCCATCGTGTGGCAGCGAGGGGGACGCAGGGACAGCGAGGACGAGGGGACAGCGGAGAGCCACCAGCACGGCGGGGACACCGGG GTCCCCTCCCCGGCGCCATCCCCGGACCcgccctcgctgtcccctcaccccaaCGGCTCCgcgctgtccccaatgtccccaacaaTGTCCCCAACgatgtccccaacgtcccctCAGGGTGACAAAACCCAACCCCACACCCTGGCCGACCTCAAACGCCTCCGCGCCGCCGCCAAAACCCAGAGCGGcgaccccaaaaaaaaaccccaaaaacacctcggggacagcggggacacccccggggacacccctggggacatcggggacacccctggggacatcggggacacccctggggacatcggggaccCGCCCCTGCTGCGCCTCACGGCCCCTCTGGACGATCCCCCCCCCGACAAGCAGCGCTGCTGCCGCCTCAtgtga
- the PPP1R16A gene encoding protein phosphatase 1 regulatory subunit 16A isoform X2 has translation MAEHQELLAEMPAVSRLSTPERLRHAQKRRAQQLKKWAQAEKEIPGIPKGGGERKRRRRKSGSHGKRVTFPASVRLLEAAARHDAEEVRQFLESGISPDLCNEDGLTALHQCCIDDSLPLVRLLLESGADANARDAELWTPLHAAATCGHLALVQLLVQRGADLLALNSDGNMPYDLCEDEATLDCLESAMAGQGITQERIEEARAAPERSMIREIRDRIRDGADLDLPGGHGATLLHVAAAHGFQEAAELLLEHRARHDRRDRDGWEPLHAAACWGQVPLVELLVAHGADLGAKSLLDETPLDVCGDEDVRAKLLELRSKRAAVLRSQERQKSPLHRRTSSAGSRGKVVRRASVSERSSLYRREQRREAIVWQRGGRRDSEDEGTAESHQHGGDTGVPSPAPSPDPPSLSPHPNGSALSPMSPTMSPTMSPTSPQGDKTQPHTLADLKRLRAAAKTQSGDPKKKPQKHLGDSGDTPGDTPGDIGDTPGDIGDTPGDIGDPPLLRLTAPLDDPPPDKQRCCRLM, from the exons ATGGCGgaacaccaggagctgctggccgAGATGCCGGCGGTTTCCCGGCTCAGCACCCCGGAACGGCTCCGGCACGCCCAGAAACGCCGGGCccagcagctgaagaaatgGGCGCAGGCGGAGAAGGAGATCCCGGGAATTCCgaaggggggaggggagaggaagaggaggaggaggaagagcggCAGCCACGGGAAGCGCGTGACGTTCCCGGCCAGCGTCCGGCTCCTGGAAGCGGCCGCGCGGCACGACGCCGAGGAAG TGCGGCAGTTCCTGGAGAGCGGGATCAGCCCCGACCTGTGCAACGAGGACGGGCTGACGGCGCTGCACCAG tgctgcatCGACGATTCCCTGCCGCTGgtgcggctgctgctggagtcGGGCGCCGACGCCAACGCGCGCGACGCCGAGCTCTGGACGCCGCTGCACGCCGCCGCCACCTGCGGCCACCTGGCGCTGGTGCAGCTCCTCGTGCAGCG GGGCGCGGACCTGCTGGCGCTGAACTCGGACGGGAACATGCCGTACGACCTGTGCGAGGACGAGGCCACGCTGGACTGCCTGGAGAGCGCCATGGCCGGGCAAG GCATCACCCAGGAGCGCATCGAGGAGGCGCGGGCGGCCCCGGAACGTTCCATGATCCGGGAGATTCGCGATCGGATCCGCGACGGCGCCGACCTCGACCTGCCCGGGGGGCACGGGGCCACCCTG ctgcACGTGGCCGCCGCCCACGGCTTCCAGGAGGCGgccgagctgctgctggagcaccgAGCGCGCCACGACCGCCGCGACCGCGACGGCTGGGAGCCGCTGCACGCCGCCgcctgctggggacag gtccctctggTCGAGCTCTTGGTCGCTCACGGCGCCGACCTGGGAGCCAAATCCCTGCTGGATGAGACACCCCTGG acGTGTGCGGTGACGAGGACGTGCGCGCCAAGCTCCTGGAGCTCCGCTCCAAGCGCGCGGCCGTGCTCAGGTCCCAGGAGCGGCAGAAATCGCCGCTGCACCGACGGACGTCCAGCGCCGGCAGCCGCGG GAAGGTGGTGCGCCGTGCCAGCGTGTCGGAGCGCTCCAGCCTGTACCGGCGCGAGCAGCGGCGCGAGGCCATCGTGTGGCAGCGAGGGGGACGCAGGGACAGCGAGGACGAGGGGACAGCGGAGAGCCACCAGCACGGCGGGGACACCGGG GTCCCCTCCCCGGCGCCATCCCCGGACCcgccctcgctgtcccctcaccccaaCGGCTCCgcgctgtccccaatgtccccaacaaTGTCCCCAACgatgtccccaacgtcccctCAGGGTGACAAAACCCAACCCCACACCCTGGCCGACCTCAAACGCCTCCGCGCCGCCGCCAAAACCCAGAGCGGcgaccccaaaaaaaaaccccaaaaacacctcggggacagcggggacacccccggggacacccctggggacatcggggacacccctggggacatcggggacacccctggggacatcggggaccCGCCCCTGCTGCGCCTCACGGCCCCTCTGGACGATCCCCCCCCCGACAAGCAGCGCTGCTGCCGCCTCAtgtga
- the PPP1R16A gene encoding protein phosphatase 1 regulatory subunit 16A isoform X4 has protein sequence MAEHQELLAEMPAVSRLSTPERLRHAQKRRAQQLKKWAQAEKEIPGIPKGGGERKRRRRKSGSHGKRVTFPASVRLLEAAARHDAEEVRQFLESGISPDLCNEDGLTALHQCCIDDSLPLVRLLLESGADANARDAELWTPLHAAATCGHLALVQLLVQRGADLLALNSDGNMPYDLCEDEATLDCLESAMAGQGITQERIEEARAAPERSMIREIRDRIRDGADLDLPGGHGATLVPLVELLVAHGADLGAKSLLDETPLDVCGDEDVRAKLLELRSKRAAVLRSQERQKSPLHRRTSSAGSRGKVVRRASVSERSSLYRREQRREAIVWQRGGRRDSEDEGTAESHQHGGDTGVPSPAPSPDPPSLSPHPNGSALSPMSPTMSPTMSPTSPQGDKTQPHTLADLKRLRAAAKTQSGDPKKKPQKHLGDSGDTPGDTPGDIGDTPGDIGDTPGDIGDPPLLRLTAPLDDPPPDKQRCCRLM, from the exons ATGGCGgaacaccaggagctgctggccgAGATGCCGGCGGTTTCCCGGCTCAGCACCCCGGAACGGCTCCGGCACGCCCAGAAACGCCGGGCccagcagctgaagaaatgGGCGCAGGCGGAGAAGGAGATCCCGGGAATTCCgaaggggggaggggagaggaagaggaggaggaggaagagcggCAGCCACGGGAAGCGCGTGACGTTCCCGGCCAGCGTCCGGCTCCTGGAAGCGGCCGCGCGGCACGACGCCGAGGAAG TGCGGCAGTTCCTGGAGAGCGGGATCAGCCCCGACCTGTGCAACGAGGACGGGCTGACGGCGCTGCACCAG tgctgcatCGACGATTCCCTGCCGCTGgtgcggctgctgctggagtcGGGCGCCGACGCCAACGCGCGCGACGCCGAGCTCTGGACGCCGCTGCACGCCGCCGCCACCTGCGGCCACCTGGCGCTGGTGCAGCTCCTCGTGCAGCG GGGCGCGGACCTGCTGGCGCTGAACTCGGACGGGAACATGCCGTACGACCTGTGCGAGGACGAGGCCACGCTGGACTGCCTGGAGAGCGCCATGGCCGGGCAAG GCATCACCCAGGAGCGCATCGAGGAGGCGCGGGCGGCCCCGGAACGTTCCATGATCCGGGAGATTCGCGATCGGATCCGCGACGGCGCCGACCTCGACCTGCCCGGGGGGCACGGGGCCACCCTG gtccctctggTCGAGCTCTTGGTCGCTCACGGCGCCGACCTGGGAGCCAAATCCCTGCTGGATGAGACACCCCTGG acGTGTGCGGTGACGAGGACGTGCGCGCCAAGCTCCTGGAGCTCCGCTCCAAGCGCGCGGCCGTGCTCAGGTCCCAGGAGCGGCAGAAATCGCCGCTGCACCGACGGACGTCCAGCGCCGGCAGCCGCGG GAAGGTGGTGCGCCGTGCCAGCGTGTCGGAGCGCTCCAGCCTGTACCGGCGCGAGCAGCGGCGCGAGGCCATCGTGTGGCAGCGAGGGGGACGCAGGGACAGCGAGGACGAGGGGACAGCGGAGAGCCACCAGCACGGCGGGGACACCGGG GTCCCCTCCCCGGCGCCATCCCCGGACCcgccctcgctgtcccctcaccccaaCGGCTCCgcgctgtccccaatgtccccaacaaTGTCCCCAACgatgtccccaacgtcccctCAGGGTGACAAAACCCAACCCCACACCCTGGCCGACCTCAAACGCCTCCGCGCCGCCGCCAAAACCCAGAGCGGcgaccccaaaaaaaaaccccaaaaacacctcggggacagcggggacacccccggggacacccctggggacatcggggacacccctggggacatcggggacacccctggggacatcggggaccCGCCCCTGCTGCGCCTCACGGCCCCTCTGGACGATCCCCCCCCCGACAAGCAGCGCTGCTGCCGCCTCAtgtga
- the PPP1R16A gene encoding protein phosphatase 1 regulatory subunit 16A isoform X1, whose amino-acid sequence MAEHQELLAEMPAVSRLSTPERLRHAQKRRAQQLKKWAQAEKEIPGIPKGGGERKRRRRKSGSHGKRVTFPASVRLLEAAARHDAEEVRQFLESGISPDLCNEDGLTALHQRSQIQCCIDDSLPLVRLLLESGADANARDAELWTPLHAAATCGHLALVQLLVQRGADLLALNSDGNMPYDLCEDEATLDCLESAMAGQGITQERIEEARAAPERSMIREIRDRIRDGADLDLPGGHGATLLHVAAAHGFQEAAELLLEHRARHDRRDRDGWEPLHAAACWGQVPLVELLVAHGADLGAKSLLDETPLDVCGDEDVRAKLLELRSKRAAVLRSQERQKSPLHRRTSSAGSRGKVVRRASVSERSSLYRREQRREAIVWQRGGRRDSEDEGTAESHQHGGDTGVPSPAPSPDPPSLSPHPNGSALSPMSPTMSPTMSPTSPQGDKTQPHTLADLKRLRAAAKTQSGDPKKKPQKHLGDSGDTPGDTPGDIGDTPGDIGDTPGDIGDPPLLRLTAPLDDPPPDKQRCCRLM is encoded by the exons ATGGCGgaacaccaggagctgctggccgAGATGCCGGCGGTTTCCCGGCTCAGCACCCCGGAACGGCTCCGGCACGCCCAGAAACGCCGGGCccagcagctgaagaaatgGGCGCAGGCGGAGAAGGAGATCCCGGGAATTCCgaaggggggaggggagaggaagaggaggaggaggaagagcggCAGCCACGGGAAGCGCGTGACGTTCCCGGCCAGCGTCCGGCTCCTGGAAGCGGCCGCGCGGCACGACGCCGAGGAAG TGCGGCAGTTCCTGGAGAGCGGGATCAGCCCCGACCTGTGCAACGAGGACGGGCTGACGGCGCTGCACCAG agatcccaaatccag tgctgcatCGACGATTCCCTGCCGCTGgtgcggctgctgctggagtcGGGCGCCGACGCCAACGCGCGCGACGCCGAGCTCTGGACGCCGCTGCACGCCGCCGCCACCTGCGGCCACCTGGCGCTGGTGCAGCTCCTCGTGCAGCG GGGCGCGGACCTGCTGGCGCTGAACTCGGACGGGAACATGCCGTACGACCTGTGCGAGGACGAGGCCACGCTGGACTGCCTGGAGAGCGCCATGGCCGGGCAAG GCATCACCCAGGAGCGCATCGAGGAGGCGCGGGCGGCCCCGGAACGTTCCATGATCCGGGAGATTCGCGATCGGATCCGCGACGGCGCCGACCTCGACCTGCCCGGGGGGCACGGGGCCACCCTG ctgcACGTGGCCGCCGCCCACGGCTTCCAGGAGGCGgccgagctgctgctggagcaccgAGCGCGCCACGACCGCCGCGACCGCGACGGCTGGGAGCCGCTGCACGCCGCCgcctgctggggacag gtccctctggTCGAGCTCTTGGTCGCTCACGGCGCCGACCTGGGAGCCAAATCCCTGCTGGATGAGACACCCCTGG acGTGTGCGGTGACGAGGACGTGCGCGCCAAGCTCCTGGAGCTCCGCTCCAAGCGCGCGGCCGTGCTCAGGTCCCAGGAGCGGCAGAAATCGCCGCTGCACCGACGGACGTCCAGCGCCGGCAGCCGCGG GAAGGTGGTGCGCCGTGCCAGCGTGTCGGAGCGCTCCAGCCTGTACCGGCGCGAGCAGCGGCGCGAGGCCATCGTGTGGCAGCGAGGGGGACGCAGGGACAGCGAGGACGAGGGGACAGCGGAGAGCCACCAGCACGGCGGGGACACCGGG GTCCCCTCCCCGGCGCCATCCCCGGACCcgccctcgctgtcccctcaccccaaCGGCTCCgcgctgtccccaatgtccccaacaaTGTCCCCAACgatgtccccaacgtcccctCAGGGTGACAAAACCCAACCCCACACCCTGGCCGACCTCAAACGCCTCCGCGCCGCCGCCAAAACCCAGAGCGGcgaccccaaaaaaaaaccccaaaaacacctcggggacagcggggacacccccggggacacccctggggacatcggggacacccctggggacatcggggacacccctggggacatcggggaccCGCCCCTGCTGCGCCTCACGGCCCCTCTGGACGATCCCCCCCCCGACAAGCAGCGCTGCTGCCGCCTCAtgtga